A genomic region of Caldicellulosiruptor acetigenus contains the following coding sequences:
- a CDS encoding flagellar hook capping FlgD N-terminal domain-containing protein gives MADMMVSSSTNVSSSTQGLATSSTKNVLGKQEFLNLLVTQLRYQDPLKPMEDKEFVAQLAQFSALEQMQNLNESFELLKAQSMIGRYVVATNPQDSSKQIEGRVESVKVDGSKVYLKVNNTEISSENVKEIYYAYSEEVLSDILSKVPSKEELLEILSSLQKGE, from the coding sequence ATGGCAGACATGATGGTAAGTAGTAGCACAAACGTATCAAGTTCTACCCAAGGTTTAGCTACTTCATCTACCAAAAATGTGCTTGGCAAACAGGAGTTTTTAAATCTTTTGGTTACACAGCTAAGGTACCAGGACCCGTTAAAACCAATGGAAGACAAAGAGTTTGTTGCTCAGCTTGCCCAGTTTTCTGCGCTTGAACAGATGCAAAACTTAAATGAGTCGTTTGAACTTTTAAAAGCCCAGAGCATGATAGGAAGATATGTTGTGGCAACGAATCCACAGGATTCTTCAAAACAGATTGAAGGAAGAGTTGAAAGTGTTAAAGTAGATGGCAGCAAAGTATATCTAAAGGTGAACAATACAGAAATATCTTCTGAGAATGTGAAAGAGATTTATTACGCATACTCTGAAGAGGTTTTATCAGATATTCTCAGCAAAGTACCATCAAAAGAAGAACTGCTTGAAATATTAAGCTCCTTACAAAAAGGAGAATGA
- a CDS encoding TIGR02530 family flagellar biosynthesis protein, with protein sequence MAIDNVRRIITGGQSGYISNVTKQATENFASILSQTLKISKHANERLKLQNIDLDEATLDKLEQAVKKAEQKGLKNDVLVLNGNKAYIVNIKNKVVVTVKDVSGLKDNIFTNIDGVLMI encoded by the coding sequence ATGGCAATTGATAATGTTAGAAGAATCATTACTGGTGGTCAAAGTGGTTATATATCAAATGTAACTAAGCAAGCTACAGAAAATTTTGCAAGTATTCTTTCTCAAACTCTTAAAATTTCAAAACACGCAAACGAAAGGCTGAAACTTCAGAATATAGATTTAGATGAAGCTACTTTGGACAAACTTGAACAGGCTGTGAAGAAAGCAGAACAAAAAGGTCTTAAGAACGATGTACTTGTTTTAAATGGAAATAAGGCGTATATAGTAAATATTAAAAACAAGGTTGTTGTGACTGTAAAAGATGTGTCAGGCTTGAAAGATAACATATTCACAAACATTGATGGTGTGCTGATGATTTAA
- a CDS encoding flagellar hook protein FlgE: MMRSMFSSISALRAHQTRMDVIGDNIANVNTVGFKSSRVTFASVFASVLKSASAPDTASGRGGSNPMQIGLGVSVASVDMNMTRGSLQRTDNPTDLAIEGDGFFVVGGDGKAPRFTRAGNFSLDKMGNLVTATGLNVLGWMYDPVNNQIDTTKSPSKINILAFPTLPPKATDKISFDGNLSADTKIYSGQITNYEDLLNVPADSKYSTSFKIYDSQGKEHTLQLTFVKTGDNTWEWFVDAPRVKKNLGTAQNPDEKYVYVDEMLDANNAYDNFIARGTITFGQAGKVFDNEDTANVVEGITITGGRFINSGDGTFTIKFKNDVVNPITLKVNSAEFDVNDNTNIAFFLKNITQFGNMESSIRVAQMTGYAAGSLQGFNVDASGKITGVYSNGLNQLIGQIAIATFANPAGLQRIGDNLYINTVNSGDPEIGTPGSGSRGTISQGTLEMSNVDLAKEFTDMIVTQRGYQANARVITASDELLQDLVNIKR; this comes from the coding sequence ATGATGAGGTCAATGTTTTCATCTATCTCTGCGCTTCGCGCTCACCAGACCAGGATGGATGTGATTGGTGATAACATCGCCAATGTAAATACAGTGGGGTTCAAGTCAAGCAGGGTGACATTTGCATCTGTTTTTGCCTCTGTGTTAAAATCAGCATCAGCTCCTGATACAGCCTCTGGAAGAGGCGGATCAAATCCTATGCAGATAGGACTTGGTGTGTCTGTTGCCTCTGTTGATATGAACATGACAAGAGGAAGTCTTCAGCGAACCGATAATCCCACAGACCTTGCAATTGAAGGCGACGGATTTTTTGTGGTGGGTGGGGATGGAAAAGCTCCGCGCTTCACAAGGGCAGGAAATTTCAGCTTAGACAAAATGGGAAATTTAGTGACAGCAACAGGCTTAAATGTGCTGGGGTGGATGTATGACCCTGTAAACAATCAGATTGACACCACAAAATCACCTTCAAAGATAAACATACTTGCATTTCCCACTCTGCCTCCCAAGGCAACAGATAAGATTAGTTTTGATGGTAATTTGAGCGCTGATACAAAGATATATTCAGGACAGATAACAAATTACGAGGACTTATTAAATGTACCCGCTGACAGCAAGTATTCAACAAGTTTTAAAATTTATGATTCGCAAGGAAAAGAACACACATTGCAGCTTACGTTTGTAAAAACAGGCGATAACACATGGGAATGGTTTGTGGATGCTCCGAGGGTAAAGAAAAATCTTGGTACTGCTCAAAATCCGGACGAGAAATATGTGTATGTTGATGAAATGCTGGATGCTAACAATGCTTATGACAACTTCATCGCAAGAGGAACAATTACTTTTGGGCAAGCTGGTAAAGTTTTTGATAATGAAGATACAGCTAATGTGGTTGAAGGTATTACTATTACAGGGGGAAGATTTATAAATAGTGGGGATGGAACTTTCACAATAAAATTTAAGAACGATGTTGTAAATCCTATCACATTAAAAGTTAACAGTGCTGAGTTTGATGTAAATGACAATACAAATATTGCATTTTTCCTCAAAAATATAACACAGTTTGGTAATATGGAAAGCTCGATAAGAGTTGCGCAAATGACAGGATATGCCGCAGGGAGTCTTCAGGGATTTAACGTTGATGCATCAGGCAAGATTACAGGTGTTTACTCAAATGGTTTGAACCAGCTGATAGGACAGATTGCAATTGCTACATTTGCAAACCCTGCAGGACTTCAGCGAATTGGAGATAACCTTTATATAAACACCGTAAACTCAGGTGACCCAGAGATTGGAACACCTGGTTCTGGTTCGAGAGGTACAATATCTCAGGGAACGCTTGAGATGTCAAATGTTGATTTGGCAAAAGAGTTTACAGACATGATAGTTACCCAAAGAGGGTATCAGGCAAACGCAAGAGTGATAACAGCATCAGATGAGCTTTTGCAGGATTTGGTAAATATTAAGAGGTAA
- a CDS encoding flagellar FlbD family protein — protein MIKLRRINNKEFVVNADFIEFVESTPDTVITLTNGVKLVVKESVDEVIEKVIEYKKRIFEGIIFNIQPLQKEHEQ, from the coding sequence ATGATAAAATTGAGAAGGATAAACAACAAAGAGTTTGTGGTAAATGCAGATTTCATAGAGTTTGTGGAATCCACACCAGACACTGTTATAACCCTCACAAACGGTGTAAAACTTGTTGTGAAAGAGTCTGTGGATGAGGTTATTGAAAAGGTCATTGAATATAAAAAGAGGATTTTTGAGGGTATTATATTTAATATACAACCTTTACAAAAGGAGCATGAACAATGA
- a CDS encoding flagellar basal body-associated FliL family protein — protein sequence MKGEKLNSIILILLVLLLLMMVGMGIGFLTVVKNLSPTSSAAKTTSVEKKPEKLYTYDVNDGKALMSNLQDTQTNAGRIIRVTVQLEVTDKKLPETMKEKNIVIADIIDSVLRSKTADELLKPEGKEKVRKEIKDRLNEIFENKVYNVNFGEFIIQ from the coding sequence ATGAAAGGCGAAAAGTTAAATTCAATCATTCTCATTTTACTTGTTTTGCTTCTTCTAATGATGGTGGGGATGGGAATAGGGTTTTTGACAGTTGTAAAAAATCTATCACCTACTTCATCAGCTGCAAAAACTACTTCAGTAGAGAAAAAACCAGAAAAGCTTTATACATACGACGTAAATGATGGTAAAGCTCTTATGAGCAACCTGCAGGATACTCAAACAAATGCAGGAAGAATTATCAGAGTGACAGTTCAGCTTGAGGTAACAGACAAAAAGCTTCCTGAGACCATGAAAGAGAAAAATATAGTTATTGCTGATATAATCGACAGTGTTTTGAGAAGCAAGACAGCAGATGAGCTTTTAAAGCCCGAGGGGAAAGAAAAGGTCAGAAAAGAGATTAAAGATAGGTTAAATGAGATATTTGAGAATAAAGTGTACAACGTCAATTTCGGTGAGTTTATCATCCAGTAA
- the fliM gene encoding flagellar motor switch protein FliM — MGDILSQSEIDELLRSLTSGELSIEEIQKPKQEKNIRVYDFKRPSKFAKDHLRTLQMIFENYARIVTTFLSGYLRTVVQMDVLSVEQLTYYEFSNSLSNPVVMGVVNFSPLKGSIVFEMAPELAFAMIDRVLGGFGKGIDKVRTFTEIELALIERLLQQLINYFQEAWENIIQLRPRLEKIETNPQFTQIVSPNETVALVTIAMKVGEAEGMANICLPHMVIEPIMPRLSTKFWFSTSAKETSEETKEYLQKKIERTRVTVKAVLGRTQVTVREFLELQVGDVLRLDRRKNQEIEVFVGNKLKFYGVPGRKEGRIAVKITRVEEGEDFR; from the coding sequence ATGGGCGATATACTGTCGCAGAGTGAAATAGATGAGCTTTTGCGTTCACTTACATCTGGCGAGCTTTCAATAGAGGAGATTCAAAAGCCAAAACAAGAAAAGAACATAAGGGTATATGATTTTAAAAGGCCGAGTAAGTTTGCAAAAGACCATTTGAGAACCCTTCAGATGATATTTGAAAATTATGCCCGGATTGTCACCACCTTTTTATCTGGGTATTTGAGAACAGTTGTGCAGATGGACGTTTTATCTGTTGAACAGCTAACATATTATGAATTTAGCAATTCTCTTTCAAACCCGGTTGTAATGGGCGTTGTAAATTTTTCACCGCTCAAAGGAAGTATTGTGTTTGAGATGGCACCTGAGCTTGCGTTTGCCATGATTGATAGAGTCCTTGGAGGATTTGGCAAAGGAATAGACAAGGTGAGGACTTTTACTGAAATTGAGCTTGCACTGATAGAAAGGCTGCTTCAACAGCTTATTAACTATTTCCAGGAGGCATGGGAGAATATTATCCAGCTTCGGCCACGGCTTGAAAAGATAGAGACAAACCCTCAGTTTACCCAGATTGTATCGCCTAATGAGACAGTTGCGCTTGTGACCATTGCCATGAAGGTTGGCGAGGCAGAAGGTATGGCAAATATTTGCCTTCCGCATATGGTGATAGAGCCTATAATGCCGAGGCTATCAACAAAGTTCTGGTTTTCAACTTCTGCAAAGGAAACATCAGAGGAGACAAAAGAGTATTTGCAGAAAAAAATTGAGAGAACAAGGGTTACAGTGAAAGCAGTACTTGGTAGAACACAAGTTACGGTTCGGGAATTTTTAGAGCTTCAGGTGGGTGATGTGCTGAGGCTTGACAGGAGAAAGAATCAGGAGATAGAAGTTTTTGTCGGGAACAAGTTAAAGTTTTATGGTGTTCCAGGACGAAAAGAAGGCAGGATTGCAGTAAAGATTACACGAGTAGAAGAGGGGGAGGATTTTAGATGA
- the fliY gene encoding flagellar motor switch phosphatase FliY: MSDLLSQDEIDALLRGMSETSSSPTISDQDKDVLGEIGNISMGTAATTLSILLNQKVNITTPIVSILKWEELPKEFPVPYVAIKVVYKEGLDGVNLLILKKEDVEIIADLMMGGTGQIEFTEELTELQLSAIQEAMNQMVGSASTSLSSMLNLKIDINPPEAFVIDFAQNAEEMIPELRRADEIVKVAFRMTIGDLIDSQIMQLIPVDFAKQLVDAMLKNTLGTPAQIEASAQKQQGASKEEVPKQSSSQSTKTQKAAPQPSYTPPKKEQPQQVYNVSPVQFESFDEEEERRYPENIELILDVPLEITVELGRTQKLVKEILEFSTGSIIELEKLAGEPVDILVNGKVIAKGEVVVIDENFGVRITDIVNPSNRL; the protein is encoded by the coding sequence ATGAGCGATTTGCTCTCTCAGGACGAAATAGACGCTCTTTTGCGGGGGATGAGCGAGACATCATCATCACCTACAATATCTGACCAGGACAAAGATGTTTTGGGTGAAATCGGAAACATATCAATGGGCACGGCAGCCACCACCTTGAGCATTTTACTGAACCAGAAAGTAAACATCACAACGCCAATTGTGAGCATTTTGAAATGGGAAGAGCTTCCCAAAGAGTTTCCCGTACCATATGTTGCAATTAAAGTGGTGTACAAAGAAGGGCTTGACGGTGTTAATCTTCTCATACTCAAGAAAGAGGATGTTGAAATCATTGCAGACCTTATGATGGGCGGTACAGGTCAGATTGAGTTTACCGAAGAGCTGACAGAACTTCAGCTTTCGGCAATACAGGAAGCAATGAACCAGATGGTGGGTTCTGCTTCCACGTCGCTTTCTTCCATGTTAAATCTAAAGATTGACATAAATCCGCCTGAAGCCTTTGTGATTGACTTTGCCCAGAATGCTGAAGAGATGATTCCTGAGCTCAGAAGAGCCGATGAAATTGTCAAGGTAGCTTTCCGAATGACCATAGGAGATTTAATAGATAGCCAGATTATGCAGCTGATACCTGTTGACTTTGCAAAACAGCTTGTGGATGCCATGCTCAAAAACACACTTGGTACACCTGCGCAGATAGAAGCATCAGCACAAAAACAGCAAGGAGCTTCAAAAGAAGAGGTGCCAAAACAGTCTTCTTCTCAGTCAACTAAAACCCAGAAGGCAGCACCCCAGCCTTCTTATACACCGCCTAAGAAGGAGCAACCACAACAGGTCTACAATGTTTCACCTGTTCAGTTTGAAAGTTTTGATGAAGAAGAAGAGAGAAGGTATCCTGAGAACATTGAGCTCATTTTAGATGTGCCGCTTGAAATTACTGTTGAGCTTGGAAGGACACAGAAGCTTGTAAAAGAAATTTTGGAATTTTCAACAGGGTCAATTATCGAGCTTGAAAAGCTTGCAGGTGAACCTGTTGACATTCTTGTAAACGGCAAGGTTATAGCAAAAGGCGAGGTTGTGGTCATTGACGAGAATTTTGGTGTGAGGATAACTGATATTGTCAACCCATCAAATAGATTATAA
- a CDS encoding response regulator: MAKRILIVDDAAFMRMMLKDIITKNGYEVAGEAENGAKAVEMYKELKPDLVMMDITMPEMDGIQAVREIKKIDPQAKIIMCSAMGQQAMVIESIQAGARDFIVKPFQAERIVEAIKKVLG; the protein is encoded by the coding sequence ATGGCAAAAAGGATTCTGATAGTTGATGATGCAGCTTTTATGAGAATGATGTTAAAAGATATTATCACAAAAAACGGGTACGAAGTTGCGGGTGAGGCAGAAAACGGGGCTAAGGCTGTGGAGATGTACAAAGAACTAAAACCTGACCTTGTCATGATGGATATTACAATGCCTGAGATGGATGGAATTCAAGCAGTAAGAGAAATAAAAAAGATAGACCCACAGGCAAAGATAATCATGTGTTCTGCTATGGGTCAACAGGCAATGGTTATAGAATCTATTCAGGCAGGTGCACGCGATTTTATAGTAAAACCGTTCCAAGCAGAAAGAATTGTTGAAGCAATCAAAAAGGTGCTGGGATAA
- a CDS encoding FliO/MopB family protein, with the protein MELGFRIVLALVAICFLIYITYYVLRIVNKKMFGRKGEFLKVIDLLPLSQDSMLVLVEVGGKILLLGKTQKSITFLKEFTKDQLFNFEEQEHSFKKIIDNQINSSFDLKDKVLNLYNLIKDSEGKEDDEKK; encoded by the coding sequence ATGGAACTTGGATTTAGGATAGTTTTAGCGCTTGTAGCCATATGCTTTCTCATATACATTACCTATTATGTACTTAGGATTGTGAACAAAAAGATGTTTGGCAGGAAAGGGGAGTTTTTGAAGGTAATTGACCTGCTTCCCCTTTCTCAAGATAGTATGCTTGTGCTTGTTGAGGTTGGAGGAAAAATCCTTCTGCTTGGAAAGACACAAAAGAGCATAACATTTTTGAAAGAGTTTACCAAAGACCAGCTGTTCAATTTTGAAGAGCAAGAACATAGCTTCAAAAAGATAATTGATAACCAAATAAACTCTTCTTTTGACCTGAAAGATAAAGTATTAAACCTTTACAACCTAATTAAAGACAGTGAAGGTAAAGAGGATGATGAAAAAAAATAA
- the fliP gene encoding flagellar type III secretion system pore protein FliP (The bacterial flagellar biogenesis protein FliP forms a type III secretion system (T3SS)-type pore required for flagellar assembly.), translating into MMKKNKSLYIISTLFLILITTCAKKEIAFASASININLGSPQNPKDVSSALQLIIFLTILTLAPSILIMMTSFTRILIVLGFVRNALGTQQMPPNQILIGLALFLTFFVMAPVTDKIYTQAYQPYINGRITSQEALKRAEEPLKEFMLKNTRKKDLDLFVKLSNVNPNTNVKDLPLRVVVPAFIISELRSAFEMGFLIYVPFLIIDMVVASILMSMGMLMIPPVMISLPFKILLFILVDGWNLVVESLVRSFK; encoded by the coding sequence ATGATGAAAAAAAATAAGTCTCTTTATATTATATCGACACTATTTTTAATTTTAATAACTACATGTGCAAAAAAAGAAATAGCCTTTGCATCGGCAAGCATTAATATAAATCTTGGCAGTCCGCAAAATCCAAAGGATGTGTCGTCTGCCCTGCAACTTATTATATTTCTCACCATCCTGACGTTAGCACCATCTATCCTGATAATGATGACATCATTTACAAGGATACTTATTGTCCTTGGATTTGTTCGAAATGCGCTCGGTACCCAGCAGATGCCGCCAAACCAGATTTTGATTGGGCTTGCACTCTTTTTGACCTTTTTTGTAATGGCGCCTGTGACTGACAAGATTTATACCCAGGCTTATCAGCCATACATAAATGGGAGAATAACATCCCAGGAAGCTCTCAAAAGAGCAGAAGAGCCTTTAAAAGAGTTTATGTTGAAAAATACTCGCAAAAAAGACCTTGACCTTTTTGTAAAGCTTAGCAATGTAAATCCAAACACGAATGTAAAAGACCTTCCACTAAGAGTTGTTGTTCCTGCTTTTATAATAAGCGAGCTCAGAAGCGCTTTTGAGATGGGGTTTTTAATATATGTGCCATTTTTAATAATTGACATGGTTGTTGCAAGTATTCTGATGTCAATGGGAATGCTGATGATTCCGCCTGTTATGATATCACTACCTTTCAAAATTTTGCTGTTTATTTTGGTTGATGGTTGGAATTTAGTTGTAGAGTCGCTTGTGAGAAGTTTTAAATAA
- the fliQ gene encoding flagellar biosynthesis protein FliQ, giving the protein MDTALVLEIARQAILTAFYVAGPILLVSMVVGIVISILQATTQINEQTLTFVPKLIAIALSLLIFGQWMLTKVIEFTRYLWTNINQFVK; this is encoded by the coding sequence ATGGATACAGCGTTGGTGCTTGAGATTGCAAGACAGGCAATCTTGACAGCATTTTATGTTGCAGGGCCCATTTTGCTTGTGTCAATGGTGGTGGGAATAGTTATATCAATTTTGCAGGCAACTACTCAGATAAACGAGCAGACTCTCACTTTTGTGCCAAAACTGATTGCAATTGCACTTTCGCTTTTGATTTTCGGGCAGTGGATGCTCACAAAGGTGATAGAATTTACGAGGTATTTGTGGACCAATATCAACCAGTTTGTAAAGTAA
- the fliR gene encoding flagellar biosynthetic protein FliR, with protein sequence MTDIINTFLNSSYIFFLVLARMSGLFIASPIFGRRNIPAYFKIGFAFFLSLLVVTTYRFSYSVTANLLEYIFVVIKEFIVGLLIGYISYMIFSAILLAGQIIDNAIGFGMANVIDPMSEIQVPLLGNFLYLYMLVVFFGTDAHHLLIRAVVYSYKLVPIGYESVKREAALSFLKFFSELFLIGVEISLPILMSMLIVDIILAVLSRAVPQMNVFMVGLPIKIAIGFLVLVIILPFMNKMIFVLIDKIAVYTFEFLRGGVK encoded by the coding sequence ATGACAGATATCATCAATACATTTTTAAACAGCTCATACATATTTTTTCTTGTGCTTGCAAGAATGAGCGGTCTTTTTATAGCCTCACCAATATTCGGTAGAAGAAACATTCCTGCATATTTTAAAATTGGTTTTGCCTTTTTTTTGAGCTTGCTTGTTGTCACAACTTACAGATTTTCTTATAGTGTAACTGCCAATTTGCTGGAGTATATCTTTGTAGTGATTAAAGAGTTCATTGTTGGGCTTTTGATAGGGTATATATCATACATGATATTTTCTGCTATACTTTTGGCGGGTCAAATTATTGACAATGCAATAGGTTTTGGTATGGCAAACGTCATTGACCCTATGAGCGAGATTCAGGTACCTCTTTTAGGAAACTTTTTGTACCTTTACATGCTTGTTGTGTTTTTTGGAACAGATGCTCATCACCTTCTTATAAGAGCTGTGGTTTATAGCTACAAGCTTGTACCGATTGGATATGAGAGTGTAAAAAGAGAAGCGGCTTTGAGTTTTTTGAAGTTTTTTTCAGAACTTTTTTTGATAGGGGTTGAGATAAGCCTGCCAATTTTGATGAGCATGCTTATTGTAGACATAATTTTAGCTGTGCTTTCAAGAGCTGTGCCACAGATGAATGTGTTCATGGTAGGGCTTCCTATAAAGATTGCAATTGGTTTTTTGGTGCTTGTTATCATTCTTCCTTTCATGAACAAGATGATATTTGTACTGATTGACAAGATAGCTGTGTACACTTTTGAATTCTTGAGAGGGGGCGTCAAGTGA
- the flhB gene encoding flagellar biosynthesis protein FlhB, with amino-acid sequence MKLKFDIQLFSEASTKTEKATLRKRQEARKRGMVAKSREVTSAFALLISVLFLKFAYSSIVEPLQQGSKYFFSNLNYNLEDVRDASRLLSFIITTSLKVILPFCLTIMLVAAIVEWAQSSFLITGQSLKMSFQKINPVEGFKRIFSINSVVELIKSILKVLIIGYTGYSYTQSFAKKLLEMYEMNVLTIVKFSFDSAINMILWMSVMFFGIAVIDFIFQRQQYEKKLMMTKEEVKEEFKQTEGNPQIKSKIRERQRRISLQRMFQQLPKADVVITNPTHYAVALLYEPEKFDAPRVIAKGKDYIALKIKQEAIKHRIEIVENRELARALYNMCEIGDFIPPELYQAVAEVLAYVYSLKNYQKVNIR; translated from the coding sequence GTGAAGTTAAAATTTGATATTCAGCTGTTTTCAGAAGCAAGTACCAAAACCGAAAAAGCAACCCTCCGCAAACGCCAGGAAGCAAGAAAACGTGGTATGGTAGCAAAAAGCAGAGAGGTTACCTCTGCTTTTGCTTTATTGATAAGTGTTCTTTTTTTAAAGTTTGCTTATTCTTCAATTGTTGAACCGTTGCAGCAAGGAAGCAAATATTTTTTTAGCAATTTGAATTATAATTTAGAAGATGTGCGCGATGCAAGCAGGCTTTTGAGTTTTATAATTACAACCTCTTTAAAAGTGATTCTTCCTTTCTGCCTTACAATTATGCTTGTTGCAGCAATTGTAGAGTGGGCACAGAGCAGTTTTCTTATTACAGGACAGTCGCTTAAAATGAGTTTTCAAAAGATTAATCCTGTTGAAGGGTTTAAAAGAATATTTTCGATTAATTCTGTTGTTGAACTTATAAAGTCCATACTGAAAGTGCTGATAATCGGATATACAGGATACAGCTACACACAGAGCTTTGCAAAAAAGCTTTTAGAAATGTACGAGATGAATGTACTTACAATTGTCAAGTTTTCCTTTGATTCTGCTATTAATATGATTTTATGGATGTCAGTGATGTTTTTTGGAATAGCTGTGATAGATTTTATCTTTCAGCGCCAGCAGTATGAAAAAAAGCTTATGATGACAAAGGAAGAGGTAAAGGAAGAGTTCAAACAGACAGAAGGAAATCCACAGATAAAGTCCAAGATAAGGGAAAGACAGAGAAGGATTTCTCTTCAAAGGATGTTCCAGCAGCTTCCCAAGGCAGATGTTGTCATAACCAACCCGACACACTATGCAGTGGCTCTTTTGTATGAACCAGAAAAGTTTGACGCGCCAAGGGTGATTGCAAAGGGTAAAGATTACATAGCACTAAAGATAAAACAGGAGGCAATTAAGCACAGGATTGAAATTGTTGAAAATAGAGAGCTTGCAAGAGCTCTTTACAATATGTGTGAGATTGGCGATTTCATTCCGCCAGAGCTTTACCAGGCAGTTGCAGAGGTTTTAGCATACGTGTACAGCCTTAAAAATTACCAGAAGGTGAATATAAGATGA